The following are encoded together in the Argopecten irradians isolate NY chromosome 5, Ai_NY, whole genome shotgun sequence genome:
- the LOC138323637 gene encoding uncharacterized protein has translation MATECCWAILCRMCSSMIDRTWRYCCGLPCCNCDCPCCSTNQCQEITCELHCCEPELDEDYEPGNIQEVKVVATPKIYTCDDLDRVCLVCCTYLCCVPCTTYICKKCSNSPCCPRSFRNNCFLAKDRDILREMEVLENSIPGAYRKSSSPQKMSKDSHLYPKESTGKTCLVSPDNNSLHGNDSKTSSLRSKAESDEEEINREDGHYRYSNPTKKEITISAVIEQPRSVGLGNMCTSNRTETIESINNTTCNDTESKTTKKKTRKIAKKMDSIDFDELVASDSDSHDKSGYHGNKAKRSQIKVSYRDVCTNGVEIIVTDYDYGKKRSDSISSESSIENLQNGRSEEIDEQEIYSSSESEDIPEDKQCSEDMYKPVVIETRNILITNHRQTSV, from the coding sequence ATGGCGACAGAGTGTTGTTGGGCCATTTTGTGTCGGATGTGTAGTTCGATGATTGACAGAACGTGGCGCTATTGTTGTGGTCTGCCGTGCTGTAACTGTGACTGCCCATGCTGCTCAACAAACCAATGCCAAGAAATTACATGTGAGTTACATTGCTGTGAACCTGAGCTTGATGAGGATTACGAGCCTGGCAATATACAGGAGGTCAAGGTTGTTGCGACCCCTAAAATCTACACCTGCGATGACCTTGACAGAGTTTGTTTGGTGTGCTGTACATACCTATGCTGTGTTCCCTGtactacatatatttgtaagAAATGTTCAAACAGCCCTTGTTGTCCACGTAGTTTCCGTAACAACTGTTTCCTGGCAAAAGACAGGGACATCCTACGGGAGATGGAAGTACTGGAAAATTCTATACCAGGAGCTTATCGGAAAAGTTCTTCTCCTCAGAAAATGAGTAAGGATTCGCACCTGTATCCGAAAGAATCCACAGGGAAAACATGTCTTGTGTCGCCTGATAATAACTCACTTCATGGTAACGATTCCAAAACTAGCAGTCTAAGGTCAAAGGCAGAGAGTGACGAAGAGGAAATAAATAGGGAGGATGGGCACTATCGATATTCTAACCCGACCAAAAAGGAAATCACCATATCAGCAGTCATAGAACAACCAAGATCTGTGGGTTTGGGCAATATGTGTACCTCCAACAGAACAGAGACAATTGAATCTATTAATAACACAACCTGCAATGACACGGAATCAAAGACAACCAAAAAGAAAACTCGTAAAATTGCTAAAAAAATGGACAGTATAGATTTTGATGAGTTAGTCGCTTCTGATTCAGATAGTCATGATAAAagtggttaccatggcaacaaagCCAAAAGGTCACAAATCAAGGTCAGCTACAGAGATGTGTGTACCAATGGTGTAGAGATTATAGTTACCGATTATGATTACGGTAAGAAACGGAGTGATAGTATATCTTCTGAATCCAGTATTGAGAACCTACAGAATGGAAGAAGTGAGGAAATCGACGAACAGGAAATATACAGTTCATCAGAGAGTGAGGATATACCGGAGGACAAACAATGCAGTGAAGATATGTATAAACCTGTTGTCATTGAAACGagaaatatattaattacaaacCACCGGCAGACTTCCGTATAA
- the LOC138323638 gene encoding uncharacterized protein — MGDFDCGDCGDCGDCGDCGECDCCGDDCCSCLNCNDDCCECNCGFCGFCPCDCGCCQDGTNADGIGHHHHHNSGCWYILCFCYDDTGSNNCCGESSADRRRRQQQQLNQHPQYVQQQTANQQQHPEPSAPNDDPPAYNTLFDPDKDVVTIQPQNYNSTDQPITEQPKGTNS; from the coding sequence ATGGGCGACTTTGATTGCGGAGACTGCGGAGATTGCGGTGACTGCGGAGATTGCGGTGAATGTGATTGTTGTGGCGATGACTGTTGCTCCTGTTTGAACTGTAACGATGACTGTTGTGAATGTAACTGTGGATTTTGTGGTTTCTGTCCATGTGATTGCGGTTGTTGTCAAGATGGAACCAACGCAGACGGCATTggtcatcatcaccaccacaacAGTGGCTGCTGGTACATTCTCTGCTTTTGCTATGATGACACTGGTAGTAATAACTGCTGTGGTGAAAGTTCTGCAGATCGACGACgcagacaacaacaacaactaaacCAACACCCTCAATATGTGCAGCAGCAGACGGCCAATCAACAACAACATCCTGAACCGTCTGCACCAAACGATGATCCACCAGCGTACAACACTCTGTTTGATCCCGACAAAGATGTGGTAACAATCCAACCACAGAATTATAACTCAACAGACCAACCCATCACTGAACAACCCAAGGGAACCAATTCATAA